Within the Bradyrhizobium cosmicum genome, the region CTCGACCGCCGCGTCATCGTCGGCGGCATGAAGCTCGCGCGGCGCCTGCTGAAGAGCGCACCGCTGTCGCCCTATTACGCCTATGAGGATTTCCCGGGCCCCAACATCAACACCGATGACGAATTCCTCGCCGCCGCCACCGAACGCGGCACCACCACCTTCCACCCCGGCTGCACCTGCCGCATGGGCCCGGCGGATTCGAGCTGGGCGGTGGTCGACGACCAGCTCCGCGTCCACGGTCTCGAAGGCCTCCGCGTCATCGATGCGTCGGTCATGCCGCGCATGATCTCGGCGAACCTCAACGCCTCCACCATGATGATCGCCGACCGCGCCTCGGACCTCATCCGCGGCAAGACCCCGATGGAAGCCGCGCGCATCCCGGACGCTGCGGTGGCGTGAGGTTTCGTCGGGTGGGTGATGCTCACCCACCCCGCCCTGAGGTTTCTTATTCTGTAGCTACAAGATATTGACGGCCACCTAAATCGTAGCTACATTAAAAATAATGAAAATCGTCTGGGATGAACCGAAGCGGCTCGCCAACCTCGACAAGCATGGGCTGGATTTTGCCGATCTCGACGAAGCCTTCTTCGACACCGCGCTGGTCATTCCGTCACAAAGCAACAGCAAGCGCTGGATCGCGGTCGGCGCGAGTATCCGTGGCGTCATCGTCGTCGTATTCGCCCGGCTGGGACGCGAAGGCGTCAGCATCATCAGCATGCGACCGGCAAGCCGCAGCGAAAGGAAACTCTATGCCGAACGCTAGGAAGAAGTCGAACTATACAAAGAAGGACCTGCGCGCGGTCAGCGATAATCCGGAGCTGACCAAGGCCGATTTCGCCAAGGCGCGGCCCTTCTCTGAAGTCTTCCCTGATCTCAGTGCATCTATCCGCAAGGGCCGGGGGCCGAACAAGGCGCCGACAAAGAAGCTCGTCTCCCTCCGCCTCAGCCCGGAAGTGGTCGAGCATTTCAAATCGACCGGACCGGGCTGGCAATCGCGGATCGACGAGACCTTGCGCAAGGCGGTGAAGCGCAAGGCGTCGTGAGACCTGGAATTGGGTTGACGCGTCCCGTCGGGCAAAACACCCTGCACCCCGTCAACCCCTCCCCGCAAAAATATTCCACTTTACCGAAATTCGGAATTGCGGCATATATCCACGCAGCCCGGCCCGACGAAGAGGGGCGGTTCGCGAGTCGTTCGAAGCGCGGGCCGGGTTGCGGTGGACGCGGCAGCGTTGGCACGATCGGTAGCGGGCAGGGCGGGTAGTCCCTGTGAGTCCGCGGCCGCGTGCAGACGGACGGCGCTGAGCGCGTACGGCAAAACCGTGTGGTCCTGGCCGTCGTTGCTACGGTCAAGCCTTTGCGGAGATGTGCGCGAGCCCAACCGGGCGGACGGCATTGTCAATTCGCGGGGTGAGGGAGGCCAGAAGGAAAGTTCGGCTCCCGGGAGAGCACGGCATAAGCCGTCCGACCATCGCGCAGGGAAGGCCGTGTGATCGGCGACACCTGTATGCTGCTGTGCGGTCTCTTTGCGCTACATTTCGCGCAGCAGACCGTGGGTGCCAAGCCGGCACCCGGCCTTCCCTGCGCCCTCTTTGCTTGGGGCGATGGAGAGAGCAAAGCTCGGGCGAAACGCGCCGCGAGGACGCGAAGGTGTGTCTGCGATTTCAGACGAGAATGGGAGAAGGCGACGCTGCCCCTTGCTCCGTCATTGCGAGGAGCCCTTGCGACGAAGCAATCCAGACTGTCACCGCGGAGGAATTCTGGATTGCTTCGCTGCGCTCGCAATGACGACGTGGAGGCAGCGTGCTCAAAATCTCTCACCGTCACCCTGAGGTGGCCGCTTCTTCAGCGGCCCTCGAAGGGCGACGGCCCGGCTGCATCTTGGCCGTGCATCCTTCGAGGCTCCCGGCGCGATGCTGTGCATCGCGCCACTCGCACCTCAGGATGACGGGACTGATAGCAGCGAACTCACACTTCCCTTCGGCTCAAGAACGCCAGCCGCTCGAACAGATGCACGTCCTGCTCGTTCTTCAGCAGCGCGCCGTGCAGCGGCGGGATCAGCTTGCGCGGATCGCGCTCGCGCAGTTGCTCGACACTCATGTCTTCGTTGAGCAGCAGCTTCAGCCAGTCCAAAAGCTCCGACGTCGACGGCTTCTTCTTCAGGCCGGGCACCTCGCGGACCTCGAAGAAGATCCGCAGTGCTTCCTCGACGAGGCGCTTCTTGATGCCGGGGAAGTGGACGTCGACGATGCGGCCCATCGTGTCGGCGTCGGGAAACTTGATGTAGTGGAAGAAGCAGCGGCGCAGGAACGCGTCAGGCAGCTCCTTCTCGTTGTTGGAGGTGATCATCATGATCGGGCGCTGCTTCGCCTTGATCGTTTCGCCGGTCTCGTAGACATGGAATTCCATGCGGTCGAGCTCGAGCAGCAGATCGTTCGGGAATTCGATGTCGGCCTTGTCGATCTCGTCGATCAGGAGCACCGGGCGCTGCTCGGCGGCGAAGGCCTCCCACAGCTTGCCGCGCTTGATGTAATTCCTGATGTCCGAGACCCTGGCATCGCCGAGCTGGCTGTCGCGCAGGCGCGACACCGCGTCGTATTCGTAGAGGCCCTGCTGCGCCTTGGTGGTGGACTTGATGTGCCAGGTCAGCAGCGGCGCGTTCAGCGCCTTCGCCACTTCTTCCGCCAGCACCGTCTTGCCGGTGCCGGGCTCGCCCTTGATGAGCAGCGGGCGCTCCAGCACGATCGAGGCATTGACGGCGACCTTGAGATCGTCGGTCGCAACATAGTCCTTGGTGCCGGTAAATTTCATCGCGCGTCCTTGTTGGTCGTCGTCCCAGGTTCGGCCCTGGTCGCGACATGGGAACGGCCGCGCATGGCGGCCGTTCCTGGTTCGGTCAGGCTTTCAGACCCGTTTTATCAGCGAAAGGATGACAAGCACAATCACCGCGCCGATCGTGGCGTCCACGATGGCGCCGACCGTGCCGGTGGCGAGCCCGATGTGCAGCTGAGGCAGCACATAGCTCGCAACGAGGGCACCGATGATGCCGACCACGATGTTGCCTACCAGCCCAAATCCCGCCCCATGGACAATCTTGCCGGCAAGCCAGCCTGCGATCGCGCCGATGATGAGCGCTGCGAGAATTCCCATTACAAACGTCCCCAAAACAACCCCGTGAAGCAGCTAATTCTAGAGCAAAAAGCCTCCCGGTCCAGCACCCGGCGGCGGCTTCCGCCCCTTGACGTCGGCCCCCCGACGGGCAATCTGTCACCCATGTTTCTGCAATTCTTTACGTCTCTGCGCGATGCGCAGGTCCCCGTGACGCTGCGCGAATACCTCACGCTGATGGAGGCGCTCGACGCTGACCTCGCGGACTACTCGGTCGAGAATTTCTACTATCTGTCCCGCACCTCGCTGGTGAAGGACGAGCGCAATCTCGACAAGTTCGACCGGGTCTTCGGCACGGTGTTCAAGGGGCTGGAAAGCCTGCTCGACGCCATGGAGAAGGCCGAGATCCCCGAGGAGTGGCTGAAGAAGCTCGCCGAGAAGTACCTGTCCGAGGAAGAGAAGAAGCAGATCGAGGCCATGGGCTGGGACAAGCTCATGGAGACGTTGAAGAAGCGCCTCGAGGAGCAGAAAGGCCGTCACCAGGGCGGCTCGAAGTGGATCGGCACGGCCGGCACCTCGCCGTTCGGCGCCCACGGCTACAATCCCGAAGGCGTCCGCATCGGCCAGGACAAGAACCGCAACAACCGCGCCGTGAAGGTGTGGGACAAGCGCGAGTTCAAGGACCTCGACGGCAATGTCGAACTCGGCATCCGCAACATCAAGGTGGCGCTGCGCCGCCTGCGCAAGTTCGCGCGCACCGGCGCGCCCGACGAACTCGATCTCGACACCACCATTCGCGAGACCGCCAATCACGGCTACCTCGACGTGCACATGCGGCCCGAGCGGCGCAATGCGGTCAAGCTGCTGGTGTTCTTCGACATCGGAGGCTCGATGGACGCGCATATCGAGCAGGTCGAGGAGCTGTTCTCGGCGGCGAAGAGCGAGTTCAAGCACATGGAGTATTTCTACTTCCACAACTGCCTCTATGAAGGCGTATGGAAGCAGAACAAGCGCCGCTTCACCGACCGCACCCCGACCTGGGACGTGCTGCACAAATATCCGCACGACTACAAGATCGTGTTCGTCGGCGACGCCTCGATGAGCCCTTACGAGATCATGGTGCCCGGCGGCTCGGTCGAGCATGTCAACGAGGAGCCCGGCTCGGTCTGGCTCGACCGCATCATCCGCACCTATCCGCATGCGGTGTGGCTCAATCCGGTCGCCCAGAAGCACTGGGACTATTCGGAATCGACCACGATCATCAAACGTATTTTCGCCAATCGCATGTTCCCGATCACGATCGAGGGTCTCGAAGGTGCGATGAAGGAATTGACGCACTAGCTTCTCGTCATTCCGGGGCGCGCGTAGCGTGAACCCGGAATCCATCGGGCCGCAATGTTCGTCGACAAATGGATTCCGGGCTCGATGCTGCGCATCGCCCCGGAATGACGAAAGAGAAGGGAAGACCCATGCCCCAAAACATCACCCGCGGCATCAAGGCGCTGATCGACGAGGCCAATGCCGAGATCGAGACGCTCAATGCCAAGGAGGCCATCGAGATCTCCAAGAACGGCGACGTCGTCATCGTCGACATTCGCGATCCCCGCGAGATCGAGCGCGACGGCCGCATCCCCGGCGCATTCGCCTGCACCCGCGGCATGCTCGAATTCTGGATCGATCCGCAGAGCCCGTACGCAAAGCCGATCTTCCAGGAAGACAAGAAGTTCGTGTTCCACTGCGCCGGCGGCCTGCGCTCCGCGCTCGCGGCCAAGACCGCAAAGGACATGGGCTTGAAGCCCGTCGCCCACATCGCAGGCGGCTATGCCGCTTGGCGCGATGCCGGCGGCCCGACGGAGCAGTGGGAGCCGAAGAAGAAAGCTTAGATTGGACGAAAGCTATCACCACGCGTCATGCCCGGGCTTGTCCCGGGCATCCACGTCTTAGCCGTAACGAAGAACGTGGATGGCCGGGACAAGCCCGGCCATGACGACTGAGACAATTGCCGGAGCATGCCCATGACCGCCACCGACCCCCTCGTCTCCACCGAATGGCTCGCCGCCCACATCAACGACGCCAACGTCAAGGTGCTCGACGCCAGCTTCAAGCTGCCGGGTGTGCTGCCGCTGCCGAAGGACGATTATCTCGCCGCGCATCTGCCGGGCGCGGCGTTCTTCGACGTCGATGCGGTGTCGGATCATTCCAACCCGCTGCCGCACATGTATCCGAGCGCCGAGCAGTTCGGCCGTGACGTCGGCAATCTCGGCATCTCCAATGCCGACACGGTCGTGCTCTACGATGCCGGCGGCTGGGTCGCCGCGCCTCGCGCGTGGTGGATGTTCCTGGCCTTCGGCCACAGCAACGTGCGCATCCTCAATGGCGGTCTGAAGAAGTGGCGCGCCGAGGGACGTCCCGTCGAGAGCGGCGAGGTGAAGCCGAAGCCCGCGAGCTTCAAGGCGAGCTACGATTCAAAGCGCGTGCG harbors:
- a CDS encoding rhodanese-like domain-containing protein; this encodes MPQNITRGIKALIDEANAEIETLNAKEAIEISKNGDVVIVDIRDPREIERDGRIPGAFACTRGMLEFWIDPQSPYAKPIFQEDKKFVFHCAGGLRSALAAKTAKDMGLKPVAHIAGGYAAWRDAGGPTEQWEPKKKA
- a CDS encoding AAA family ATPase, producing MKFTGTKDYVATDDLKVAVNASIVLERPLLIKGEPGTGKTVLAEEVAKALNAPLLTWHIKSTTKAQQGLYEYDAVSRLRDSQLGDARVSDIRNYIKRGKLWEAFAAEQRPVLLIDEIDKADIEFPNDLLLELDRMEFHVYETGETIKAKQRPIMMITSNNEKELPDAFLRRCFFHYIKFPDADTMGRIVDVHFPGIKKRLVEEALRIFFEVREVPGLKKKPSTSELLDWLKLLLNEDMSVEQLRERDPRKLIPPLHGALLKNEQDVHLFERLAFLSRREV
- a CDS encoding BrnA antitoxin family protein codes for the protein MPNARKKSNYTKKDLRAVSDNPELTKADFAKARPFSEVFPDLSASIRKGRGPNKAPTKKLVSLRLSPEVVEHFKSTGPGWQSRIDETLRKAVKRKAS
- a CDS encoding vWA domain-containing protein, which produces MFLQFFTSLRDAQVPVTLREYLTLMEALDADLADYSVENFYYLSRTSLVKDERNLDKFDRVFGTVFKGLESLLDAMEKAEIPEEWLKKLAEKYLSEEEKKQIEAMGWDKLMETLKKRLEEQKGRHQGGSKWIGTAGTSPFGAHGYNPEGVRIGQDKNRNNRAVKVWDKREFKDLDGNVELGIRNIKVALRRLRKFARTGAPDELDLDTTIRETANHGYLDVHMRPERRNAVKLLVFFDIGGSMDAHIEQVEELFSAAKSEFKHMEYFYFHNCLYEGVWKQNKRRFTDRTPTWDVLHKYPHDYKIVFVGDASMSPYEIMVPGGSVEHVNEEPGSVWLDRIIRTYPHAVWLNPVAQKHWDYSESTTIIKRIFANRMFPITIEGLEGAMKELTH
- a CDS encoding GlsB/YeaQ/YmgE family stress response membrane protein, whose protein sequence is MGILAALIIGAIAGWLAGKIVHGAGFGLVGNIVVGIIGALVASYVLPQLHIGLATGTVGAIVDATIGAVIVLVILSLIKRV
- a CDS encoding BrnT family toxin, producing MKIVWDEPKRLANLDKHGLDFADLDEAFFDTALVIPSQSNSKRWIAVGASIRGVIVVVFARLGREGVSIISMRPASRSERKLYAER
- the sseA gene encoding 3-mercaptopyruvate sulfurtransferase, with translation MTATDPLVSTEWLAAHINDANVKVLDASFKLPGVLPLPKDDYLAAHLPGAAFFDVDAVSDHSNPLPHMYPSAEQFGRDVGNLGISNADTVVLYDAGGWVAAPRAWWMFLAFGHSNVRILNGGLKKWRAEGRPVESGEVKPKPASFKASYDSKRVRSMQQLIANVESRAEQVIDARAADRFEGRAPEPRAGIRSGHIPGARNVPYNLLFDAATGTMKPLDDLRAAFTNAGVKLDAPIVTSCGSGVSAGVLTLALYRLGMTDTALYDGSWSEWGQEKGPPIATGPA